The following is a genomic window from uncultured Draconibacterium sp..
CAAGATCGTAAATGTGTACGACCACAGCTTAGTGGTAAGCCAAATTTACGCCGACAAAAACCAGGAACACCTGCTAAAAGCTACCGAACGGCTGATCGTTCACGATTTCCAGCCCACATCAGAAAATATGTGTGTATATTTTGCCAGCGTTCTTCAACAAGAACTGCCCCAAGATGTTTCTTTATATAGTATTCGCCTTTACGAAACAGCAACATCGTATGCCGAATGGTTTGCTGAAGACAATAAGTAATTTTGTATCCTGAAATCCAACATTATGGCTGAAAACAAACAGCAAAAACTTTTTCTTTTAGACGCTTTCGCACTGATTTACCGCAGTTATTTCGCATTTATCCGGAATCCCAGGTTTAACTCAAAAGGTGTAAATACCTCGGCAATGCTGGGGGTTACCAACACCATTGTACAGGTTTTGGAAAAAGAAGATCCTGAGTATCTCGCTGTGGTTTTCGATGTATCGGCACCAACTTTCAGACACGAAATGTACAAAGAATACAAGGCCAACCGCGATGAAATGCCGGAAGACCTGCGCAAATCGATTCCATACATCCGCAAAATTATTGAGGCTTTTAATATTCCCATCATTGAAAAAGAAGGTTACGAAGCCGATGATGTTATTGGAACACTCGCAAAAAAAGCCGAAAAAGAGGGCTTCACC
Proteins encoded in this region:
- the queD gene encoding 6-carboxytetrahydropterin synthase QueD, with product MAKIRVTKKFHFEMGHVLHNYDGLCRNIHGHTYNMEVTLLGEIREEKEHPKDGMVIDFGKLKKLVKDKIVNVYDHSLVVSQIYADKNQEHLLKATERLIVHDFQPTSENMCVYFASVLQQELPQDVSLYSIRLYETATSYAEWFAEDNK